DNA sequence from the Nicotiana tomentosiformis chromosome 3, ASM39032v3, whole genome shotgun sequence genome:
ATCAGTAGCTGTTGTTAGGATATCCTAGGTTCGTTTACATAAAGGTGGACTCTGCGAAATAGCAACAAAATGTGGACAACAACTCAGCAAATATAAATTGGTGCTAAGGAGTTGGGGGCTTGGATAACTGCATTACATTCTAAAAGAGAAAGAAGTTATGAGACACCGAGAAAGATAAAATGAAATTTGCAGAAGCAAACACCAGCCTTTATGAACCACATACAGCTTCAGAGTCTGATTAATAGCATGTAAAGCATTACATACCAGCGATTTTGATACAGTAGAAGCATCTTTTTCTTTGACTGATGCTAATTTACGTGAAACTGGATCTGAATTCAGCTCAAGCTGACGAAGCTTTTCAGTTGCTGCAGCCTCATCACCCTGTATTAACAGAATTTACTTTATCCATAAACAATCAACAGAGAGGATATACATAGCCAATGAAAAAGGAAATTACAGATTTACCTGCCCAAGAAGGAACAACAAGAAGGCTTCCTCAAATTTCAAATCAACTCCTTCTGAAGCAATCAAACACTCACAAATTATTTTGGATTTGTTAATCTGCAATAACCAATTGAAATTTTTTGTCAACATGTAACTGCATTCGGCGTCCTAACATTTCCAGGTAAAGTTGATGAGATTCAACCTTAAATTTTAACGAAGTGAAAGTACTTTATAGCACTCAGGAAGTGAAAATCAAAGCACAAAAAACAGACCAACATCGTAATTACCAGGTCAATCTGCTTGCTGGAAAATCCTAGTGCAATATGAGCTAATAAAACCATGTAGAAACAGTTGAAATCAATTACAACTCTTTGGTTTTGTGACTCAATGGACTTTTTGTTCTTCCTTGTGAGAGCTAAATTGTGCCATTGAAGGAGTTCAACAATCTCCGAAGCCATCAGCTTGTTGAGTGCTTGATTCAAGAAGCATTGCCAATCCTGAACTTGGCAGGAAGCTTCTACATCAAGGCCCTGTCTGAGCAATTCGCGTAATGCTGCAATGGCCCCTAACCTCCGTTCCGCATTTTCAGGTGTACGTGGCATGCCTAATAACTCCAAGGTACAGGCAGGGGCAAGTTCTTCCAAAGATTCTTCTATCTAAGGGAAAGGTTAAACATATATTAATTAGAAGCAAGAAATAATAAATCACAAAGTATTTGCACTAAATGTTGCAGAGACTAAAACCAGTTAAAAATCTCCAATTATAGCCATAACATCTTAGCTACTCACTTATATAGAGAAGAACAATCCAGATCTAACTCATGCTAAAATTTTAAGTTCTTTGTGTTTTTAGACTATTACAATCACTTTCAGAATGATCATAAGGTAATGAATGTATCCGTGAGGAGATGGATGCAGTATAACTGATACAAACTTACATAGCACAGTGGTTTCTCATCTCGTTCGACTTCTAAACTACGCCACTTACATGTAAAATGACAAATGAGATGAAAAATAAACATAATTTATAGCCTTCGCAAAATAAACTCTTGATATAAGACAATAGAACTAAAACGAGACTAACCTGAGATAACAATGTCATCTTCCCTAGAGAAACTTTGCTCCTTAGAAGACACTGGGCACGAGCAAGAGCTTCAAACCCTTGTGAAATTTTGTTCTTCTCAAATCCAACTTTTGCAATGGCACACTTCAAGAAAGGACATATAATAAGAAACCCAAGCATAACAAAACTGCCAAGTAAAAGGAAGCACAGAGTTATGACGACGTATTTTCTCTATTTGCCTAACCTCAGCAAGTGCCATGGACAAAAGTATATCATGAACATAAGGCTTAGAGTCTGGATGTTGAAGAGCTTTTTGCCCAATATTTAGCACAAGCTTCTCTTCCCCGACCTGAATGAATATTGTTAATATGTTTAATAATAATTTTGCACCAAACTTGCAAAGAAAGTAAGCTGCTAGTTCAATCTACGAAAGTATTATAAATCTGATAGAGCAGGGTATGATGTAGTATGCACACTGAGAAAAAGCTAAACAGAAAAGAAAAGGGAAAGGCACTGGTTCATggatacaatttttttttttttttttgggataaaGTTCATGGTTACAAACCTAATTTGGTTGGTAACTTCATCTGCCCTGCTCAGTTCTTATATGTCTTAATAATACATTACCTAATGATTCTATTTACTTTGCAACTTTTCCAAGAAATGCAATAACATATTGTATACTACCTCTTGAAGAAGACAAAGAGCGCTAGGTAACCAAGCCCATGATATTCTAAGAGAAGACCTTGGTGGAACCTTTTCTTTTATACTTCCAGCATATTCTGGCTCAAACAACAGCTTATCCCTTACATCCACTAAAAGATTCTGAAAACAAGTAGCCAAGCATGAGAATAAAGACAAGCTTTAGAAGATAGTAGAATATGTCGAGTTTCGGCTACTACCTGGCGGGAAACAACAGCATCCATGGTATAACCATCTTCGATCTCCGCATTCTTCAGATGCATTACCGCCTTGACAATTTCATCCTTCTCAGCTCGATCTGAGATACCGAGGATCTGCAAATTTACCAGATACGTCGGATCATTTCTTGGGGGTGGGGGGAACTCACTTCCTCCCCTTACCTCCCGCTTTAGTAGTTAGTACCACTTTCTCTCCCAAATCAACTTTGCTAGACTTAGAACACAACAAGATATTCCCACTTGAAAGCACTTACCCAGTAAAGAATGGCAAggaaaaaggaaataggttatcTTTATTTAAAATGAATCACCAAGAAGGTACAAAAAGGACCCATGCTCCTTTCACTAACACAaggagtttttttttttcaacCACAAGGAGTTCATGAAGTCACAGAATGTCCATATCATTTACATAATTCATCTTATATTTGTATTGAGTACAGCCTCGATTTTTTCCTTCACAAGACTTTGAAATCTTTCAAAGCACTGTTCTTGCCTGCATATTTATGGGAGGTATGGAATGGGAATAGCTAATAGTAAAACACTCTTGCTCTATCCGGTTATTCTTGTCTATGCTGACTCTGCAATAGCCAAACTAGACTTTGGTCAAACCCCTTCTTCAATACATTTATGCAGTATTTGGATATTATAAGCAACTAAGGGCTACAAGGCCACTGGGTTTAAAATGTTAAACAAAAGCAAATTACATCACTATTTCTAACTCATAATTAGAATTCAGGATGAAAAGCTTGGGTTCACCAATATTAGTGATACAAGGAAAGTAAAGTGGTTTGAAGTTAACTACTAAAGAATGTGGAACACAACTTCCTGACGGGCAAGTTGAAGCCATGGCTTGGACAACAACAACTATCGTCGGTTCCAAACTAGTTAGGGTCAAGGATATGAATCCTCTATATCATTAAGGTTTATTTGGTCATGTTTCACTCCTCTACTCAAGACAAATTAGCTTCTGAATATCTCATACTTGTCCTATACTAATACACAAATCCTTAAGTAAACAAAAGATACTCCTAACAATCACCTAACCTACTTTATCTAAAACAATCACCGGACATGTATAAAAGTATCAACAACTTCTAAACCTTAAACCCCACTAATTTGTATCACTTACATGGATCATTTACTTAGATTATCTTTCGTTCTTTGCTAAGTCCATACAGAATTTGAGAAATTATCTTTACATTGAGACAACTTTACCTCCACCAAATTTTAGGCTTATATGCTCCTCTTTAGATACCATCAACCATCATATTGTCAACCTACGAACCGGTGCATTTTGGAGGTCTATATAAGGTATGACCAGATAATCTCAAGCGATCTTCTCTTATTTTATTCTCTATGTATGTAACTTGCATCTTCCTACGGATACATTCATTTCAAAgcttgtctaactttgtatgACACCACGTGCATCTTAACAATCGTATTTCTACCACACTAATCTTGTGAATATGTTGGACCCTAGAGGACCAAGATTCATTCTCATATAACATTGTTGAGTGTGCGACCATCCTACAGTACTGACCATCACATTGCTAGGTATCTTCCAATCGCATAGCAATACTTAATTTCAGCCATCCTATTTTAGTTTATGTAATCAAGTTGCGAGACAACTCATTCGAATTTGCACTCAAGTATTCACCAAGCAACTTGCCAAATGTGAATAGAAAAAATTCAAGACATTGTTTTTTTATACAAACACAGGTTTATATATTGTGCTCTACTCCATCAATGAGATATCCATATTGTTTCTCTGAGATGGAAGTAATTGAACATTATCTAGTTTGCACCTGGTATCTCCTGTCAATTAGTATTTATATGACACATATGAAGTATAGCTTCCATTTGTTCCTAACTATGCAATTTGCCTAGTATCTCGGCTTATGCTTTTTTCTTCGGGACTCTTGAATACGATACGAGTGGAGCACATTAATTCATCACAATATCATTTAATAgcatataaaaaaaaaatgaagcaGACAAGTCAAAGTCATTTTGCTATAAATAAAGCAACTAAAGGAGGCACCTGGTAACAAGTGACTGGGATTTCGATTGACGGAGCTGTTGGAGTCTGAGCATTAGCATTACTCCTGTCCACCGGGCTGTTTTCCAGAATGCGAGTATCAATGGCATACAATTTCCACCGACGAATAACTCTCTTCCTGGAACCGTACCGGCTAACCGTAACCCTAGCTCTGAATTTCCCCCATTTCTTATCGCTTTTGCTTCTGATTGGCACATCTACAGCAGCATTGTACAAACACACTTTGTCTAGGTCATTCTCAATGTAGCAAAAGTGAAGTGCACTTGGCACTTGATGAAATACTGCCGTcatatatactatatattgttCTGTTCAATTCTTGCTCATCGGTAAAATCAACACTATAACAACTTCGACATTTTCACTTAGATACATTACAGTGAATGTTTTCTTTGTTCTGCAGTTCAGCTTGCTGAGATGCAAATTGAGTTATATACCTTGCAGTATTTGGAATAAAGGAATCTCTCGAATACCGTTGCTTTAGTGCTTTTTCCCTTTTTGTGATTAACGCGTGAAGATTTGGTATAAGAAGATGAAAAgggaaaataaattattaatgGAAAAAACTTCTGACACTGGTGTTTATCTGATTCCAAGTTTGGAACCATCTTAAAAAAATTGGCCCAATTGGAAAGGGAGAATGGCACAAATTGGATTCTTTGGTAtcattattaatttttttatccGGTAAAAAAAGTCTTTAAAAAGTCataattttggaaaaaaaaaaagtagtCTTGCAAATTGCAATAGCCAGAATTTATGTTGATCACTAGGATTTATATATTGCAATTGCAAAAAAAATTCATAGAGTGATTATCAAAATTTGTAAAAGTTTGGCAATcgtcaaaaaatttcaaaatttgtcACAAAATATGGCAAGCAACTTTTCATATGGGAAAATTGTGGCAGTATGCTTCACAATTTCATCTAGGACTATAATATATTGCCAACAGGGTTATTTTATTAGAATTTTCTAATTGGGGAATATAAACGATGGTTCTAAAAAAACTCATCTAGCCTATTTTTGAGTCAGGCTTTCAACGAAGAAATTTTATCGGGTGTCCTTTCTTAAGAGTTGGTGTTTAACTTTTGCTTCCCATTTTCAAAAAAACATTAACAAGCATAGATATTTGCCATAACTTTTccactcctcctcctcctcctcattcTTGTTCTTCTTTTCATCCCTCCTCCTTCTTCACTATTTTATATATTGTATATGGTCGAAGTCGAGCTCGTGGTGCATCCTAACCTCTGACATGGTAAGCCAAGCTCGAGACATGACAATAAAGGGCTGAAAATCGATCCCAAGTCCCACCGGGCTAGAACTCGGAGACAGGACGCTTGCATTCGAGAATATCAAGGCCATGATCCCGGAATCAGTCCTGGCCTCAAACGACTTTGAAGAAACATTGTAAGCATAGCCAAACAGAAGAtcaaaatatccgtgaccggccggatattacggcggaaatctcggcacgtaccgATAAAGAACCGGCAATCAGTAAATCaaaagatttttttaccttttatagaattgtacctaaagtaggactcctctactatataaagggggtctgataattcgtAAAGTTCATTGTAACACACATTCCTAGgtaatatatcattattttttctGTTATCCGTTCTTTTGCTTTCGTTCGTCAGTGCTTGTTGTTACGAGCCCAGATCGAGGGcaaatatttcactaaggcttaAATCGTCTTTCTCGTGTGATTTGAGCTTACTTcatccttatttatttaatttgtccTTATTTACTGCTTTGTGTCAAATAAATTCGCGTATcgttaaaaccacttacaaatttaattgttatccgatttagaaggtaaacagtttggcgcccagcGTGGGGATGAGGATAAAAGTGgctatttgatacaaatttctataacacacactactttacacttgttctttggagtgtctctaatttcaggttaaagctcaaaatgtcaaactcacAGTCAGCACCTCTAtatgttgacaacgagtccggtcatcacggcgaaaataacaacatagtgccTAGTGGCGAGATACCACCTGTTGATCCCATCGGAATTTCGGTCGCTGACCCGATTGTCGCCAACTCGCATGTAGCCATCAACGCAAatctgcctaccgaccccgagaatagAGTCTATGGTAAAGCCCGATTAGTAACCCAAAATACACAAGACATTGGAGGGGACGAGATCaatttacgggtgatcttcgaaatattgcaggctcaacaggcggcgatagcccGATTACAGAACCAGAGTCGTGCGCCGAGCAGAGTTGAACATGATCCATCCCGAGAAATCACCCGCATAAACGAACTGGTCACAGAGAGGCCGAATGAAAATAAATCGAGGACCAACCCCGAGAtcatgaaaatgctcgaggaattgacaaaacCGGTAGAATCAGGATacaagaaaatcgaagctaatgacaaaaaagtgaaacctacaattccaaggTCGACCAAATCCTAGGAGTATCGCCGATAttaaaaggcctggattccaagaagtttgttcaaaaaccttttccacCGAGCGCAGCTCCAAAGTcgatccctaagaagttccgcatccccgagattcctaagtacaatggaacgaccAACCTAAATGAGCATGTGACATCCTATACatatgccatcaaagggaacgacttagaggatgatgagattgagTATGTCTTGTTGAAACAGTTCGGGGAGACtgtgtcaaaaggagctatgatatggtatcacaacttacctcctaattctattgactcactttctatgcttgcagattccttcataaaagcacacgccggggctatcaaggtcgagacaaggaagtcagaccttttcaaagtaaaatagaaggataatgagatgctcagagaattcgtgtcccggtttcaaatggaatggaTGGACCTGCCGCCAGTCGCTGATGATTGGaccattcaagctttcacccaaggactcaacattcgaagctcgttggcttcacatCAGCTGAAACAAAACTTGGTAAAATATCCGGTTGTCACTTGTGCCGAtgtccataaccggtatcaattgAAAATcaaggtcgaagatgatcagcttggggccccttccggTTTCGTGTATCTCGTTAgaaccatcgacagagtcaagagagacatcgatcgtgaaccgagatcAAACATGTATCAGTATCAGCCatacaatggagaccgaagaagcTGTGGGTCCGGGCGAAACCCTATAAGAAacgaaaggagaaatgaccgaggtcaaaacaaccggggactcatgagcaaaaacagcttcgacaggtacaacttcaacattgatgccgCCGCTATGCCATTGGAcgaatcaaagatactaaatggcctcgacctctatagTTTGATCCATCCCAAAGAGATtctaacctaatgtgcaaatatcacgacactcatggccacagaacaaaAGACTGCCGACAATTAAGAGATGAGGTGGCCCGACTGTTCAACGACGGACATATCCGAGAATTCctgagtgatcgggccaagaaccacttcaggaacagggatCCTAATAAACAGACCGAGCatgaggaacctcagcacgtcattaacatgatcatcggtggggttgaCATTCCCAGGGGACGATGCTGAAgcacaccaaagtatccatcacaagggaaaaatggactcgggattacgtaccggaaggaaccttgtctttcaacgacgaagATGCTGAGGGAATCATGCAGCCCCGCAATGATGGACTGGTAATGtcggtactcataaataaatctcgagttaagcgcgtgttaattgatccaggtagctcagccaacatcatcagatcgagggtctgGAACAACTCGGCcgacaagatcagatcgtacctgcGGTCCGAGTCCTGAACgagttcaacatggcatgtgagaccactaaaggggagataacattacagGTGAACATCGCCGGAACCATTCAGGAAGCTAAGTTCTATGTAAttgaaggagatatgagatacaacgctttgttcaggaggccatggattcacaacatgagagcaataccctcaacactgcaccaggtgctgaaattcccaacacctagAGGTATCACAACAGTTTACGGGGAACAACCGACCGCCAAGGAAATGTTCGCGATCGATGAGGTGATCCCCGCGATCGATGAGGTGATCCGGGCATCCACACTCTCGACATCGAAGGGTCCGAATCTGATGGCAAAAAATGAGGCCAGATAGCAATTACCGGTACTAGCCTCGATAGAACCGGAGAAACAAGGGGTAGACGAGGACGACGACTACGGAGTTCCCAGATCTTTCATAGCCATCgacgattccgacgctaccaaatcaacggtcgaggaactggagcaagtcgtactaaTTGAACACTTGCtcaatcgaaaggtatacctgggcacgaggttaagcCACacgctcaggaaaaaacttattcaatttcttatagctaacgaagattgtttcacttggtcccaacttgatatgacagggatccctccgaaaataaccactcacaagctaagcttggacccgaagttccacccggtcaagcagaagaggagaccccagcccgaggtcaaacatgctttcatcaaggatgatgtatctaaactccttaaaatagggtccattcgggaggttaaatacccaaattggttagcaaacatagtggtagtccctaaaaaagaaataaattaagaatgtatgTAGACTAttaagacttgaataaggcatgtcccaaggactcctttCCTCatcccaacatcgatcgcatgatcagtGCAACGGCCGGCCacaagatcctcagttttctcgacgcctattccgggtacaaccaaatacggatgaaccccggcgatcaggaaaaaacctctttcatcactaagtacggcacctactgctataacgtgatgccattcagattaaaaaaatattgatgccacttaccaacgcctagtaaaccggatgtttgaGGAACAACTAGGAAAAATAATGAAgttttacattgacgatatgttagttatGTCCCTgagagcagaggaccatttgaaacatttgcaggaaaccttcagcatattgaagaaatacaatatgaagctgaatccAGAGAAGTGTGTATTTGGAGTCGGATCCGGTAAATTTCTCAGATTTATGGTATCCAactggggaatcgagatcaacc
Encoded proteins:
- the LOC104087758 gene encoding plastid division protein CDP1, chloroplastic isoform X2, which gives rise to MTAVFHQVPSALHFCYIENDLDKVCLYNAAVDVPIRSKSDKKWGKFRARVTVSRYGSRKRVIRRWKLYAIDTRILENSPVDRSNANAQTPTAPSIEIPVTCYQILGISDRAEKDEIVKAVMHLKNAEIEDGYTMDAVVSRQNLLVDVRDKLLFEPEYAGSIKEKVPPRSSLRISWAWLPSALCLLQEVGEEKLVLNIGQKALQHPDSKPYVHDILLSMALAECAIAKVGFEKNKISQGFEALARAQCLLRSKVSLGKMTLLSQIEESLEELAPACTLELLGMPRTPENAERRLGAIAALRELLRQGLDVEASCQVQDWQCFLNQALNKLMASEIVELLQWHNLALTRKNKKSIESQNQRVVIDFNCFYMVLLAHIALGFSSKQIDLINKSKIICECLIASEGVDLKFEEAFLLFLLGQGDEAAATEKLRQLELNSDPVSRKLASVKEKDASTVSKSLETWVKDAVLGLFPDTRDCSPSLVNFFRGEKRPFASSENRRGLHTTSHISHRTIAPAIPRDQRALDEPLSYGDTSRHLGSAVQQLAPHNLQAHLTVDKVNVGNAAGMPSVQLKRNLGAGRKVWEIWLGLNGIVEKIIFVVSVGCVIFVSLRLMNTQLWRMKNGSAWWPNSPRMTSSHSWTMDFPQDPSYRRASNKRSGIIGKLRKMFPKFIRQIGRHPQASGLQNSFDAAGLSPSTTAAYKTPMPIEEAETLVKKWQTIKAEALGPDHNIDGLFDVLDEPMLVQWQGLSEAAKTTSCFWRFVLLQLSVLRAEILTDGTGQEMAEIEAVLEEAAELVDESQLKNPNYYSTYKIRYVLKRQDDGSWRFSEGDILTES
- the LOC104087758 gene encoding plastid division protein CDP1, chloroplastic isoform X1 — its product is MTAVFHQVPSALHFCYIENDLDKVCLYNAAVDVPIRSKSDKKWGKFRARVTVSRYGSRKRVIRRWKLYAIDTRILENSPVDRSNANAQTPTAPSIEIPVTCYQILGISDRAEKDEIVKAVMHLKNAEIEDGYTMDAVVSRQNLLVDVRDKLLFEPEYAGSIKEKVPPRSSLRISWAWLPSALCLLQEVGEEKLVLNIGQKALQHPDSKPYVHDILLSMALAECAIAKVGFEKNKISQGFEALARAQCLLRSKVSLGKMTLLSQIEESLEELAPACTLELLGMPRTPENAERRLGAIAALRELLRQGLDVEASCQVQDWQCFLNQALNKLMASEIVELLQWHNLALTRKNKKSIESQNQRVVIDFNCFYMVLLAHIALGFSSKQIDLINKSKIICECLIASEGVDLKFEEAFLLFLLGQGDEAAATEKLRQLELNSDPVSRKLASVKEKDASTVSKSLETWVKDAVLGLFPDTRDCSPSLQVNFFRGEKRPFASSENRRGLHTTSHISHRTIAPAIPRDQRALDEPLSYGDTSRHLGSAVQQLAPHNLQAHLTVDKVNVGNAAGMPSVQLKRNLGAGRKVWEIWLGLNGIVEKIIFVVSVGCVIFVSLRLMNTQLWRMKNGSAWWPNSPRMTSSHSWTMDFPQDPSYRRASNKRSGIIGKLRKMFPKFIRQIGRHPQASGLQNSFDAAGLSPSTTAAYKTPMPIEEAETLVKKWQTIKAEALGPDHNIDGLFDVLDEPMLVQWQGLSEAAKTTSCFWRFVLLQLSVLRAEILTDGTGQEMAEIEAVLEEAAELVDESQLKNPNYYSTYKIRYVLKRQDDGSWRFSEGDILTES